The following are from one region of the Salvia splendens isolate huo1 chromosome 2, SspV2, whole genome shotgun sequence genome:
- the LOC121783592 gene encoding probable E3 ubiquitin-protein ligase LUL4, translating to MGISFSTTTTTTAAATARRRAPTHPYHHPHPHPHPADYYPAYPPHAYPASSPPVYYPYYESNGYAVCDHAAMGQPYFGPFEVQPPPLVVGEEKPTKVVNSDVNVHKDTLRLESDELNPDRSLVCFVFDALLDGSITIYYFAKEEADRRVVPLFPDAYVPIKIPFRKGLHQEFRQPSGTGIDLHYFAMDDLSHPSSRHDVFPIVISADTCVTPYLVDDRSYVFAHTSPQMQVTQVVLPKNNEGQFFPKAVRQLLWTDDDCYELREIYGLGKSGPGFSDSGSGKECVVCMTEPKDIALLPCRHMCMCSNCAKALRLQSNKCPICRENIEAVLEIRIDNLDH from the exons ATGGGCATTTCATtcagcaccaccaccaccaccaccgccgccgccaccgctcGGCGGAGAGCCCCCACCCACCCCTACCACCACCCCCACCCCCACCCCCACCCGGCCGACTACTACCCGGCTTACCCTCCCCATGCTTACCCTGCCTCCTCACCCCCCGTCTACTACCCCTACTACGAGTCCAACGGCTACGCCGTGTGCGACCACGCCGCGATGGGCCAGCCCTATTTCGGCCCCTTTGAGGTGCAGCCTCCGCCACTTGTTGTGGGCGAGGAGAAGCCCACCAAGGTTGTGAACAGCGATGTCAATGTGCATAAGGACACCTTGAGGCTGGAGAGTGATGAGCTCAACCCGGATCGCTCCTTGGTTTGTTTCGTCTTTGATGCTTTGCTTGATGGAAG CATCACGATATATTACTTCGCCAAAGAAGAAGCCGACCGCAGAGTTGTCCCCTTATTTCCAGATGCATATGTTCCCATAAAAATTCCTTTCAGGAAAGGACTTCACCAGGAATTTCGTCAGCCTTCAGGAACTGGCATCGACTTACATTATTTTGCAATGGATGATTTGTCACATCCGTCGTCCAGACATGATGTTTTTCCAATTGTAATATCGGCTGATACTTGTGTGACTCCTTACCTAGTTGATGATAGAAGCTATGTTTTTGCACATACGTCGCCTCAGATGCAGGTTACTCAGGTGGTTCTGCCCAAAAATAATGAGGGACAATTTTTTCCCAAAGCTGTCAGGCAGTTGCTCTGGACAGATGATGATTGCTATGAATTGAGAGAGATATATGGGCTAGGAAAATCTGGCCCAGGTTTCAGTGATAGTGGATCGGGAAAAGAATGTGTTGTCTGCATGACTGAACCGAAGGATATCGCATTGCTTCCTTGCAGACATATG TGTATGTGCAGCAACTGTGCGAAGGCACTGAGACTTCAGTCGAACAAATGCCCCATCTGCAGAGAAAACATTGAGGCAGTCCTTGAAATCAGGATCGATAATTTGGATCACTGA